The proteins below are encoded in one region of Sphaerodactylus townsendi isolate TG3544 linkage group LG06, MPM_Stown_v2.3, whole genome shotgun sequence:
- the GCNA gene encoding germ cell nuclear acidic protein has translation MSRQTGAESGGGRPLPRPPRRLSSSDSDDEFEKFLSRLRTPKPTTCCTPRAGNDSLNDSKDHQHLLSKKVFSDSDDDCVFGKHSPRNPCQSAQVGCQKENRRGTLSAPSRAKPLSSRGRKKPSRSVEVEGGSTKERSQGQAQRTRPSVVFGCDSSDDEVNSLIVRVKQRMVFLDTKSSDDQTGTTGQRGFRSSCEIIPATTKYETTAGGQFNSPVPVQHPKSQVLTDAIQLSRMPVRFQGPVQIPEALTDAEHSPTVTRTDGSACQVEGCFLQELSDPKSQRAKEFQTKKEEMAQRLYAFYNRTVFEQKLPEKMEINWNKKMRKTAGCCLTGELKEPNLGQRYARIMLSEKVCDSADRLRDTMIHELCHAAAWLIHGVQDGHGRIWSLYAKKSSFIHPELPVVSRCHNYEIKYKFTYECSQCQNTIGRHSKSLDTQRFVCALCKGQLVLQQARRKDGTPAQAPLTPFAKYVKENYADAKQLQPGLNHGAIMRKLSADFASRP, from the exons atGTCCCGGCAGACCGGAGCGGAGAGCGGGGGGGGCCGCCCCCTGCCGAGGCCCCCCCGCCg CTTGTCATCTTCAGACAGTGATGATGAATTTGAAAAGT TTTTATCAAGATTGAGGACTCCCAAGCCTACAACGTGTTGCACTCCAAGGGCGGGAAATGACAG TTTGAATGACTCCAAGGACCACCAGCATCTCCTCAGTAAGAAAG TGTTTAGTGACAGTGATGACGATTGTGTCTTTGGCAAACACTCTCCAAGGAATCCGTGCCAGTCTGCCCAGGTGGGCTGCCAGAAGGAGAACCGGCGGGGCACGCTCTCTGCCCCTTCACGGGCAAAGCCTCTTTCGTCCAGGGGCAGGAAAAAGCCTTCCCGAAGTGTGGAAGTAGAAGGAGGTTCCACAAAGGAGCGCAGTCAAGGCCAAGCCCAGCGAACGAGGCCAAGTGTTGTGTTTGGCTGTGATAGCTCTGATGATGAGGTTAACAGTCTCATTGTTCGTGTAAAGCAAAGAATGGTCTTCCTTGACACCAAGAGCTCTGACGACCAAACTGGCACCACTG GACAGAGAGGCTTCCGGTCTTCCTGTGAAATTATCCCAGCCACTACAAAGTATGAGACCACTGCTGGGGGACAGTTCAACTCTCCTGTTCCCGTGCAGCATCCCAAGAGCCAGGTGCTAACTGATGCCATTCAGCTGTCGCGGATGCCAGTGAG GTTCCAAGGGCCAGTTCAAATACCAGAAGCACTCACAGATGCCGAACATAGCCCCACAGTCACAAGAACAGATGG GAGTGCCTGCCAGGTCGAGGGCTGCTTCTTGCAAGAGCTTTCAGATCCCAAGTCCCAGCGAGCCAAAGAGTTCCAAACCAAGAAGGAAGAAATGGCACAGCGCCTCTACGCTTTCTATAACCGCACGGTGTTTGAGCAAAAG TTGCCAGAAAAGATGGAAATCAACTGGAATAAGAAGATGCGGAAAACAGCAGGGTGCTGTCTGACGGGAGAGCTGAAGGAACCAAACTTGGGGCAGCGGTATGCCCGGATAATGCTGTCAGAGAAAGTTTGTGACTCAGCAG ATAGGCTTCGGGACACCATGATCCACGAACTGTGCCATGCAGCCGCATGGCTCATCCACGGTGTTCAAGACGGGCATGGCCGGATTTGGAGTTTATATGCTAAAAAGTCTTCCTTTATCCACCCAGAGTTACCTGTGGTGTCACGATGTCACAACTATGAGATTAAATACAAGTTTACCTATGAGTGTTCTCAATGCCAAAACAC GATTGGCCGTCATTCCAAATCCCTGGACACGCAGCGCTTTGTCTGCGCACTGTGTAAGGGGCAGCTGGTGCTACAGCAGGCCAGGCGGAAGGATGGGACGCCGGCTCAAGCACCACTAACTCCTTTTGCAAAGTATGTGAAAGAAAACTATGCTGATGCTAAGCAGTTGCAGCCGGGGCTGAACCACGGAGCCATCATGAGGAAACTCAGCGCTGACTTTGCATCTCGACCATGA